One window of Pocillopora verrucosa isolate sample1 chromosome 9, ASM3666991v2, whole genome shotgun sequence genomic DNA carries:
- the LOC131780628 gene encoding prefoldin subunit 3-like, giving the protein MASEEKKSGEERLVKTTETKDTKKHRGIPEALFLEYVDDFMRKSGNETAESVLKDLDEQHQKYKFMELNLLARKKRLQSQVPDLNSSLEMVKLLTSKKDGSKPLQSRFLLSDQVYCTAEVPPTEKVMLWLGANVMLEYSIEEAGALLSKNLNTAQKNLKDIEDDLGFLRDQYTTTEVNMARVYNWEVKKRQAQKVQSEK; this is encoded by the exons ATGGCGTCCGAGGAAAAGAAATCTGGTGAAGAAAGGTTGGTTAAAACGACAGAGACTAAAGACACGAAGAAACACCGGGGAATTCCAGAGGCACTCTTTCTG GAATATGTCGACGATTTCATGAGAAAGAGTGGAAATGAAACTGCAGAGTCTGTTCTTAAAGATTTAGATGAGCAACATCAGAAGTATAAATTTATGGAACTGAATTTgttggcaagaaaaaaaag ATTACAATCCCAAGTTCCAGATTTGAATTCAAGTTTAGAGATGGTCAAATTATTAACATCGAAAAAG GATGGTTCCAAGCCCCTTCAGAGCAGATTTTTGTTGTCGGATCAGGTATATTGCACTGCAGAAGTTCCACCGACAGAAAAAGTAATGTTGTGGCTTGGG GCAAATGTTATGTTGGAGTACAGCATTGAGGAAGCTGGAGCTTTGCTGTCTAAAAACCTGAATACTGCACAGAAAAACTTGAAGGATATTGAAGATGACTTGGGGTTCCTGAGAGATCAGTATACCACAACTGAAGTCA ACATGGCTAGAGTGTACAACTGGGAAGTCAAGAAGAGACAAGCACAAAAAGTTCAGTCAGAAAAATAG
- the LOC131779449 gene encoding ribonuclease ZC3H12A-like isoform X2, with product MKDYILEVCSRTFSSLEEAEIVWKENNITSTPVDSSSTKQNTSVVEVNNNDCHKDEKELAQKSTDKLLDSNEINQVNRSENAENYFSSGKVSEKECAETAEQTSPSVDTEFASRSAFEMVVNRTEAKKPSVIVEKGKGDEKGCDSSVSDESLRDFAKKLGYNEDTITTGLSKLGPSADTNSLLSELVKAQSSVKQLEEGSSTFNYEKPVPVPEDSSYLRPIVIDGSNVAMSHGNQKVFSCRGIGLVVDWFLARNHLNIKVFVPMWRKNAPRPDSPITNQEVLKRLEEDCILVWTPSRTAANGKIIKCYDDRYIIKHAADNDGVIVSNDNFRDLMAENHEWKKVIEQRLLMYSFVDDKFMPPDDPSGRHGPTLDEFLKKGHGKLCPYQRNCTYGKRCRFLHPDRNQVREPNCVPANTAHLPPEVPYGQVSRLPKPLPPCPPRPLPATPTEFHQKPLPLPPHSEFPAEMARVFPPTLRTGQVVGIGERRSDPLPRQKQLPPDVQAMQDRFQRTHSIGSVQDQACGGAPVGPVSPMLRRGSLPHACHPQQYSSLTGHPDIMVRGSMTLPRMQNEKSVVGGDWMIQEQMFGGSPYHYRPQYHSNPPVSSPSPYKGHPPASLPPNHWNLPPFSQAHHQYPPAQQYHHYGPAPPYGYSRTPYGQNNSYMYRSRAPPIIGGISGDVTDNPEEGDNSSSHEDLRIKAYEKLSEIFPDEVEKVLKILDKYSDETSIDILTQHMLDDVDE from the exons GATTACATCTTAGAGGTTTGTTCACGGACTTTCAGCTCCCTTGAAGAAGCAGAGATTGTTTGGAAGGAAAATAACATTACCTCGACCCCAGTTGACAGCAGTTCGACCAAACAAAACACATCTGTGGTCGAAGTCAATAACAACGACTGTCATAAAGACGAAAAAGAGTTGGCTCAGAAATCCACTGACAAGTTATTAGACTCTAACGAAATAAATCAGGTCAATCGGAGTGAAAACGCCGAAAATTATTTTTCGTCGGGAAAAGTATCCGAAAAGGAATGCGCTGAAACAGCAGAACAGACTTCGCCGTCCGTCGATACAGAATTTGCTTCTCGAAGTGCATTTGAAATGGTTGTGAATCGAACTGAAGCTAAAAAACCCAGCGTTATCGTCGAGAAAGGTAAAGGCGACGAAAAAGGCTGCGATTCTTCGGTTAGTGACGAATCGCTAAGAGACTTCGCGAAGAAACTCGGTTACAATGAAGACACGATCACAACTGGGCTGAGCAAGCTTGGACCTTCAGCGGACACCAATTCACTGTTGTCAGAACTCGTGAAAGCTCAATCTTCAGTGAAACAGTTGGAAGAGGGATCGTCGACCTTCAACTACGAAAAACCAGTTCCTGTCCCTGAAGACTCGAGCTACCTGAGACCAATCGTCATCGATGGAAGTAATGTTGCTATGAG TCATGGGAATCAGAAAGTATTCTCCTGTAGGGGAATTGGCCTTGTGGTGGACTGGTTTCTTGCAAGAAATCACCTCAACATAAAAGTTTTTGTCCCTATGTGGCGTAAAAATGCACCACGCCCTGACTCACCAATTACCAATCAAGAGGTTCTGAAAAGGCTTGAAGAGGACTGCATTCTTGTGTGGACCCCAAGCAGAACAGCTGCCAATGGGAAAATCATCAAATGTTATGATGACCGCTACATCATCAAGCATGCTGCCGACAACGATGGTGTTATTGTTTCAAATGACAACTTCCGCGATTTGATGGCAGAGAATCATGAGTGGAAGAAAGTTATCGAACAGCGTCTTTTGATGTACTCATTTGTCGATGACAAATTCATGCCACCAGATGACCCTAGTGGGAGGCATGGTCCTACCTTGGATGAGTTCCTCAAAAAGGGACATGGAAAATTGTGTCCATATCAGCGCAACTGCACATATGGAAAGCGCTGCAGATTTCTTCACCCTGACAGAAACCAAGTGAGGGAACCAAACTGTGTACCAGCTAACACAGCACATTTACCACCTGAAGTCCCCTATGGACAAGTTTCAAGGTTACCTAAACCACTGCCCCCATGCCCTCCAAGGCCACTCCCAGCCACACCAACTGAATTTCACCAAAAGCCTCTGCCATTACCACCACATAGTGAATTCCCTGCAGAAATGGCAAGGGTGTTTCCACCAACCTTGCGGACAGGCCAGGTTGTGGGAATTGGAGAGCGCAGATCCGACCCTTTGCCACGTCAAAAACAACTCCCTCCTGATGTGCAAGCAATGCAAGACCGGTTTCAGAGAACTCACAGCATTGGAAGTGTTCAAGACCAAGCTTGCGGTGGGGCTCCAGTTGGCCCTGTTAGTCCAATGTTGCGACGTGGCAGTCTACCCCATGCCTGTCATCCTCAGCAGTACTCATCCCTAACAGGACACCCTGATATAATGGTGCGTGGGTCTATGACACTGCCCCGAatgcaaaatgaaaagagtGTGGTTGGGGGTGATTGGATGATACAAGAGCAGATGTTTGGAGGGAGCCCATACCATTATAGACCCCAGTACCATTCCAACCCACCTGTCAGTAGTCCATCACCTTACAAAGGCCACCCACCAGCAAGCCTTCCACCGAACCACTGGAATCTTCCACCTTTCTCTCAGGCACACCATCAATATCCTCCTGCACAACAGTATCATCATTACGGACCAGCTCCACCTTACGGTTATAGTCGCACTCCATATGGACAGAACAACAGCTACATGTACCGCTCACGAGCCCCTCCAATAATTGGTGGAATCTCTGGTGATGTGACAGATAATCCTGAAGAGGGTGATAACTCATCATCACATGAGGATCTTAGAATCAAGGCCTATGAAAAGCTTTCTGAAATATTCCCTGATGAGGTTGAGAAAGTTCTCAAGATCCTTGATAAGTATTCTGATGAAACTAGTATTGATATATTGACCCAGCACATGTTGGATGATGTAGATgagtga
- the LOC131779449 gene encoding ribonuclease ZC3H12A-like isoform X1, with translation MVVQKFLEFVLLKEQVDPKFASVEKSVNYLFGVQLTREEEDSERCWVKVEGSEHDIRRAKDYILEVCSRTFSSLEEAEIVWKENNITSTPVDSSSTKQNTSVVEVNNNDCHKDEKELAQKSTDKLLDSNEINQVNRSENAENYFSSGKVSEKECAETAEQTSPSVDTEFASRSAFEMVVNRTEAKKPSVIVEKGKGDEKGCDSSVSDESLRDFAKKLGYNEDTITTGLSKLGPSADTNSLLSELVKAQSSVKQLEEGSSTFNYEKPVPVPEDSSYLRPIVIDGSNVAMSHGNQKVFSCRGIGLVVDWFLARNHLNIKVFVPMWRKNAPRPDSPITNQEVLKRLEEDCILVWTPSRTAANGKIIKCYDDRYIIKHAADNDGVIVSNDNFRDLMAENHEWKKVIEQRLLMYSFVDDKFMPPDDPSGRHGPTLDEFLKKGHGKLCPYQRNCTYGKRCRFLHPDRNQVREPNCVPANTAHLPPEVPYGQVSRLPKPLPPCPPRPLPATPTEFHQKPLPLPPHSEFPAEMARVFPPTLRTGQVVGIGERRSDPLPRQKQLPPDVQAMQDRFQRTHSIGSVQDQACGGAPVGPVSPMLRRGSLPHACHPQQYSSLTGHPDIMVRGSMTLPRMQNEKSVVGGDWMIQEQMFGGSPYHYRPQYHSNPPVSSPSPYKGHPPASLPPNHWNLPPFSQAHHQYPPAQQYHHYGPAPPYGYSRTPYGQNNSYMYRSRAPPIIGGISGDVTDNPEEGDNSSSHEDLRIKAYEKLSEIFPDEVEKVLKILDKYSDETSIDILTQHMLDDVDE, from the exons ATGGTTGTACAGAAGTTTCTGGAATTTGTGTTGTTAAAAGAGCAAGTCGATCCAAAATTTGCGTCAGTCGAAAAGAGtgtaaattatttgtttggCGTACAGCTGACTCGAGAGGAAGAGGATAGCGAAAGATGTTGGGTGAAAGTCGAAGGCAGCGAACATGATATTAGGCGCGCCAAG GATTACATCTTAGAGGTTTGTTCACGGACTTTCAGCTCCCTTGAAGAAGCAGAGATTGTTTGGAAGGAAAATAACATTACCTCGACCCCAGTTGACAGCAGTTCGACCAAACAAAACACATCTGTGGTCGAAGTCAATAACAACGACTGTCATAAAGACGAAAAAGAGTTGGCTCAGAAATCCACTGACAAGTTATTAGACTCTAACGAAATAAATCAGGTCAATCGGAGTGAAAACGCCGAAAATTATTTTTCGTCGGGAAAAGTATCCGAAAAGGAATGCGCTGAAACAGCAGAACAGACTTCGCCGTCCGTCGATACAGAATTTGCTTCTCGAAGTGCATTTGAAATGGTTGTGAATCGAACTGAAGCTAAAAAACCCAGCGTTATCGTCGAGAAAGGTAAAGGCGACGAAAAAGGCTGCGATTCTTCGGTTAGTGACGAATCGCTAAGAGACTTCGCGAAGAAACTCGGTTACAATGAAGACACGATCACAACTGGGCTGAGCAAGCTTGGACCTTCAGCGGACACCAATTCACTGTTGTCAGAACTCGTGAAAGCTCAATCTTCAGTGAAACAGTTGGAAGAGGGATCGTCGACCTTCAACTACGAAAAACCAGTTCCTGTCCCTGAAGACTCGAGCTACCTGAGACCAATCGTCATCGATGGAAGTAATGTTGCTATGAG TCATGGGAATCAGAAAGTATTCTCCTGTAGGGGAATTGGCCTTGTGGTGGACTGGTTTCTTGCAAGAAATCACCTCAACATAAAAGTTTTTGTCCCTATGTGGCGTAAAAATGCACCACGCCCTGACTCACCAATTACCAATCAAGAGGTTCTGAAAAGGCTTGAAGAGGACTGCATTCTTGTGTGGACCCCAAGCAGAACAGCTGCCAATGGGAAAATCATCAAATGTTATGATGACCGCTACATCATCAAGCATGCTGCCGACAACGATGGTGTTATTGTTTCAAATGACAACTTCCGCGATTTGATGGCAGAGAATCATGAGTGGAAGAAAGTTATCGAACAGCGTCTTTTGATGTACTCATTTGTCGATGACAAATTCATGCCACCAGATGACCCTAGTGGGAGGCATGGTCCTACCTTGGATGAGTTCCTCAAAAAGGGACATGGAAAATTGTGTCCATATCAGCGCAACTGCACATATGGAAAGCGCTGCAGATTTCTTCACCCTGACAGAAACCAAGTGAGGGAACCAAACTGTGTACCAGCTAACACAGCACATTTACCACCTGAAGTCCCCTATGGACAAGTTTCAAGGTTACCTAAACCACTGCCCCCATGCCCTCCAAGGCCACTCCCAGCCACACCAACTGAATTTCACCAAAAGCCTCTGCCATTACCACCACATAGTGAATTCCCTGCAGAAATGGCAAGGGTGTTTCCACCAACCTTGCGGACAGGCCAGGTTGTGGGAATTGGAGAGCGCAGATCCGACCCTTTGCCACGTCAAAAACAACTCCCTCCTGATGTGCAAGCAATGCAAGACCGGTTTCAGAGAACTCACAGCATTGGAAGTGTTCAAGACCAAGCTTGCGGTGGGGCTCCAGTTGGCCCTGTTAGTCCAATGTTGCGACGTGGCAGTCTACCCCATGCCTGTCATCCTCAGCAGTACTCATCCCTAACAGGACACCCTGATATAATGGTGCGTGGGTCTATGACACTGCCCCGAatgcaaaatgaaaagagtGTGGTTGGGGGTGATTGGATGATACAAGAGCAGATGTTTGGAGGGAGCCCATACCATTATAGACCCCAGTACCATTCCAACCCACCTGTCAGTAGTCCATCACCTTACAAAGGCCACCCACCAGCAAGCCTTCCACCGAACCACTGGAATCTTCCACCTTTCTCTCAGGCACACCATCAATATCCTCCTGCACAACAGTATCATCATTACGGACCAGCTCCACCTTACGGTTATAGTCGCACTCCATATGGACAGAACAACAGCTACATGTACCGCTCACGAGCCCCTCCAATAATTGGTGGAATCTCTGGTGATGTGACAGATAATCCTGAAGAGGGTGATAACTCATCATCACATGAGGATCTTAGAATCAAGGCCTATGAAAAGCTTTCTGAAATATTCCCTGATGAGGTTGAGAAAGTTCTCAAGATCCTTGATAAGTATTCTGATGAAACTAGTATTGATATATTGACCCAGCACATGTTGGATGATGTAGATgagtga